The region TTTTCTTCACCATAGCATTCCCTTATGTGCAATTTATGTAACAAGGAATCATCGTCCCGAATGACAACACACACGCGGATCAACGAACGTGTTTACACGTCTCGAGAAATTTTACGTGGGGAATCGCCGCGACGTCGCGGTCGGTCGGCGCGGGCATATAATATCCGCGGGATTCAATAATCGCGCTCGACGCCACGTCCTTCTCTACCACCGTGCCGAGAGCGTTTTTCGCTCGTCGGCGGACGCTTTTTATCCGCCCCGTGAGCGTGGCGCGGAGAAACGCGGGGCCAAATCGTCAACAATTTACGTATCCTCCCGGTCTACCGCCGAATAAAATCTCAAATGATTCGCCCTCGTTGTGATATTTCGTTATTCATCGCTTTTTTTGTTGTCTGTGCTCCAAAGCGTGCGAAATCACCCTAGCGCAACATAACTTACTGGAATGGCGGTCGGTCCgactcggctcggctcggcccGGCCCGGCCCAGCTCGGCCCCCGGCTCGGCTGGGCTCGGCTCAACTCGGCGCTCAACTTCTTGGAGGTTATTGGTGCTGTCAGCTCAGTCAGCTGGCAGTATGAATCCTCCATTAGGATAAGTAAGGATGCATATGTAGCGGGCTTTAAATTTGACGGAGCTTGCGCCTTGCGGCCCCTGCGTCCACTGTTGTTATTCTCGTCTTCTCTCCGCTCGTCCTCGAATTATTTTTGCTAAATACGATACAGACTGtcaaaactttgaaaatcATGATGTTGAACACGCTGAAGTGCCACCTCCCTAATCGTGGTTTACgtcaattgaaaaaattaacggCCTGTTCTTCATTGAAGCTACACTTTTCCACTTCAACCATGGTCAACAAGGTATATTACACGATCGCGCACTCatcttaaaagtattttaatctcgttatgtatatttatatcctttatgtaacatttaattaatgtaaccaACATTCTTGATATTTTGGTCGGTGCCCCgtcttattattttgattaaagaCTCGCGAGAAGAATGTATCTCGtcaactctttttttttttaatgagaaatatgaattattttgttataaacaagTGTTGTgggattattataaatgtaaacatGCTTTCAAGTATGTATGATGGACgttatgaatattaaaatacaacttTTTACGATTGTATCTGTATGCAAAGTTGTATACCTTGTCACACAGCCTTGCTTATCAGACTCATTATCTATGCAGTCATGAGAGACTTCTGCATTCTGTTGACTTTCAGTCTTCCTGCCTACGTGGTACCGACTGCTTCTTACATAATCCTAAAAATGGTGAACCGTTTTGAGCTAtgcttttatatttgtatatatacaggatAAGGAGAACTGACGTCGTCTTTAATATCTTTGAAACTGTGGAAACGGGAGAAAAATCTATCTAACGAACGTTACATGGTAACATAGAGAATCGCCATATGGTTGTGTTTGCTTTTTAGGTGGAGTCATTTTCGAGATCTGAAGGTCAAATCTGttcctttcaattttttatgtataccgTTTTCCTTCAATTATTCTgcatataaaagtatgaaaGTAAAATTGTCAAGAATTTGGTTATTTCATACactattttgacataaaatatgagatatatttcttaaaatattaattttttttatgagtttgctttaataatttcatatgcAGAATAATGAAGCTCAGTTGACATAAAGAAAACTTCTacttgcataaaaaaaatatatatagaaaattatacattgcaaattacataccttatttttaaacaatatacccaggtagcagagtgacgtcaaatgacgtaCTAATtccgtcttaatgacgtcctCTAATGTCTTTAGACGTCTTCTTGCTACCTGAGATGTGTTTTCTTTACATCGATTACTTTATCTCATTCTTCtatgcataaaagtattataatgtcattgaaaaatattttatgtctaaaataaaatataaaatatcttataaaccACTTGTCTTCTTTAACcctattttaaaacttttatatacagaatatcGAAATTGATTTATGAAGTCTACATATGGTGCGAATTAAAAGGAAAATCAAGATGATCTTtagattttaaaaacaattcaGAAAGCAAACGTGACGATATCTTGCAGTGTAACTTTTGTTTGATAAGTTCTTCTATTCTcagtatttcaaatatattaaaaatggtaataattattgccttatcctttataataaaaaaacacgcatcataatgtacatatatacgacATACATATGCGAATATCATGAAAtgcaatatacattatacattatagTGTTATCAATATAAATAGGACTGCATGCTTTATATGTGCAGGAGCAGGAGTCCAAAAGCTACAGAATCGAGAGAGATACATTCGGGGAATTGAAGGTCCCTTCAGACAAATATTATGGCGCACAAACTCTTCGAGCGTTGATGAACTTTCCAATTGGTGATACGTTCGAACGTATGCCGGTAAGCAatagcaataaattaaaaaagaataagctATATCACAATGCACCTTCTTATCTTTTCTTGCATTTGAAGTGACcaacaattctttttatagTGCAGGCTGATAATGGCTATgggtatattaaaaaaagctGCCGCAGAAacgaataaagaatataatctGGATCCCAAAGTTGCCGATGCCATTAGTAAGGCAGCAGATGATGTGATAAGTGGAAAACTGTATAACGATCACTTTCCCTTAATTATTTGGCAAACTGGATCTGGCACACAAACCAACATGAACGTCAATGaggtaaatttatattataatttcaatagcATAAAGTATATGATTATCCTATGAAATAAGGATAATGATCGTCCGatgaataatgattttatttaacaatatatttcaaatgtttAGGTTATTGCCAATCGTGCGATTGAGATACTCGGTGGCGAGCTTGGCTCGAAGAAACCTGTACATCCAAACGATCATGTTAACATGTCGCAGAGTAGCAACGACACATTTCCAACAGCTATGCACATAGCTGTCGCCTTAGAGATTCATAAAGTGTTGATTCCAGGCTTAGAAGAGTTACACAAAGCATTGAAGGAAAAAGCGAACGAGTggaaagatattattaaaattggtAGAACACATACCCAGGATGCGGTACCATTGACATTGGGTCAAGAATTTTCAGGTTTGTATCTGCGCAAACTGTTTTAGTTTGGAAAATAGCTCGTAagatttcaaacattttaatagctcgtatacatttaaaacatttcaCAGGATACGCTACGCAGATCGAATATGGTATTAAGAGGGTGAAAGATACACTTCCAAGATTGTATCAATTAGCTCTCGGCGGCACGGCGGTCGGGACTGGATTGAATACGCGGAAGGGCTTTTCGGAAAAGGCAGTTGCGAAAATTGCTCAGCTCACTGGTTTACCATTTGTCTCCGCtccaaataaatttgaagCTCTGGCCGCGCACGATGCAATCGTCGAAGTACACGGTGCTTTTAATACAGTGGCTGTTTCTCTTATGAAAGTAGGCACTGATACATAATATAactgttaaaaaatacaatttatattgtacTGATCATTTATATcctattgatatattttgtatgtaatCTGTGCAGATTGCAAATGATATTAGATTTCTTGGAAGTGGACCTAGATGCGGTTTAGGAGAATTATCTCTTCCGGAAAATGAACCTGGAAGTTCTATTATGCCTGGGAAAGTAAATCCTACACAGGCCGAATCGATGACCATGGTGTGTTGTCAAGTAATAGGCAATCACGTGGCAATAACTGTCGGTGGTAGTAACGGCCACTTCGAACTTAATGTCTTTAAACCAGTTATGGTTGCAAACACTTTGAGATCTGCAAGATTGTTAGGCGACGGCTGCTCTTCGTTCACCAAAAATTGTGTCGTGGGCATTACACCGAATATTGACAATATAAAAAGGAATGTGAATGAAAGTTTAATGCTTGTCACAGCATTAAATCCACATATCGGTTACGATAAGGTATTTATAAATTCGTATTcctttagaatttagaatgaATATGGAGATGAATGTTTTTTATAGTacgtgtaaaaatttattaatatttttgcaaggatttatctttataattttcttttataggCTGCTATGATCGCAAAGCATGCACACAAAGAAAAACTTACACTGAGAGAATCTGCATTAAAACATGGATTAACGGCGGAACAATTCGATCAATGGGTTAGACCCGAACAAATGCTTGGCCCGAAATAATTTCtatgttaaaaagatatttaatagaaatatatatgaataatatacatgTGTCGTTgtgtattttgtttgtagaGTTTCTCTGGTCTATATACGTCTCCTATATTCTAAAGTTCCCTTATTTTAAGTTAGTTTTTCTCCAGAAGAGTTTTTCTCTCCTTTAATTTTGCTCTCTTGTATCTATCACATTGAAGAACTTTGGAATGAGAAAACGAGTATACGCAAAAACGGATTAACCCATAGTTTACCGAAGTGAAGAAAAATGTTTGCAaaacggtaaaaaaaatagactttTATTTTGCGGGTTAATCTGTTTTGGcatgcatttaattattagcctatatgtatatacaaatgcAATATGTAtgacgtatgtatatatatatatacacacttGTATCTACTACTCATATTTATCATTGGTGGTCTTTTTACTCCATCTTGTAGGGTCAATAAGATTTCCATATCGGACTGCAGTTATAGGTCAAAGAACAGATTAGTTTCTTATGTGTAATCGCAAATAACTCGACAGTAAGGAAAAGATACATAGTTCAAAATGAATGTGCTGACTAAAGCTCGTACAATTTCTAGTAAATTAGGCATTCGCTATTACAGCGGAAAAGTTGGTATAATCGGAGTACCTTTTGACAAAGGACAggtaaatgtaaaatacgcGAAAGAGAATAGTAAACAATTTCAATACTGCACATGTCTGAAATAAAGCTTCATGAAagtaatagatatattaagaaaaaaatattaagcgtATTAcgttataaaaacaataaattttacagaaaaaggaAGGAGTAGCTCATGGACCTGAGGCGATTAGAGCAGCAAGATTGGTAGACGAATTGAAAATATTAGGTAAATCTGCAACAATGTGCgatgtttatcttttttataaatataaatatattacaaaacctatatatatatatatatatatatatatatataagtacgtAAGTTaacgtaatttatatttatttcataaaaaaagaattggaCGTGCGAGATTACGGCAATGTGTTCTACAGTGCAAACAATATAGATgacgtaaaaaatatgtcaCATTTGGGTCATGTGGCCAGTTGTATGAGTAGTTTATCCGAACAAATTCGGCAAGTGTTACGCGACGGCAGACAGGCATTAACGATCGGTGGTGATCATAGCTTGAGCATCGGTACAATCGATGGACATGTCAAGGTGtgcaaaatggaaatattttcatagAAGAATCAATGAATCGTTAAATCCGAacgttacacttttttttataggaaaGGCAGGATGTGGCGGTAGTGTGGGTGGATGCTCACGCTGATTTAAATACTAACAAAACCAGTGAGAGCGGTAATGTGCACGGGATGCCGGTAGCATTGTTAACTACGGAGCTAGCCGATTATTGGCCGTATTTACCGGGCATGGACTGGCAAATGCCGATGTAAGAACATTCACAACATTCGAGCATTTCTgctcgtttatttttttaaaccaattaaacaaattaaactaaattaatgtaaataaaaaagtttaaccagtgtattatttttttttttagattatccATCAGAAACGTAGCTTATATCGGCTTGAGATCCATAGATCGCTACGAAAGATTgataatcgaaaaatttggTATTACCGCTTACGGCATGGAAGATATAGAACGTTATGGTGCGgatgtaaaataattgtgcCTTGATCGTCGCGTAAAACCGTTCAATGCATTTAACAGATATACTTTTAGGTATTCACGACGTGATACATATGGCGCTTAACAAAATAGATCCTCATAACTCAAGATCTCTGCACGTCAGCTTCGATATAGATGTGTTGGATCCGCTCGAAGCACCTAGCACTGGAACGCCAGGTTTgcagtatattatattaatgtatatgcatacatatatgcattattCTTATTACAAATCCTTATATCTGCATATTTGTACAGTACGCGGAGGACTGTCTCTTAGAGAAGCGATCCACCTTATGGAAGAGATACACAGAACGCACAGATTGAGCGCTATCGACTTAGTGGAAGTCAATCCACAAATCGGTAGCGAACGAGACGTTGAGATGACTGTGCAAGCAGCCATACATATCATCCAAGCGGCTTTGGGCTATACAAGACGCGGTTTGAGAGTACCTAAGGGTATTACCGACATGCCTTTACAAACATTCCATTAACatctattttatgtatatgtattttatccTCGTATCGCTTGTCATTTTCATTTATCTTTAcaatactatttttatatataacatataaataaataaattatttctgaatcatatttttacataaataacaaatctatttttctcttaatacAAACTTTTGTTTCAACTTATCTCATATTGCCTTATTACAAACGTCTTCCCAGGTATATTATCAAacgtaatttcaattttagacGCCTCAGGTTTGTTCTCGAGCTCACGGTTCAACGTTACCTCGTAATACAACTTTGCCTTGGTATTAACACCTGTGAGCGGTACCTTGAACCATTTGTAATCTTGCTTGACCATCGCGTCCTCGTGCTCAAGCGTGCGAGATCCATCGCCGTAAGTGATGCGGCCCAGCGTTACAGGCTCCCCGAGATACGGCACGGCTTTCTTGTGCGCGCGTAGGGTATCCATAACGTCTTTATAAGTCTCGCTCTCTTTAATGTCGTATTGTATGCGATAATGAAAAGCGTAGCCCGTACTCGCCGTTATGAATCCTCCCAAACTCGCTATCTTCATAAGCGTTTGATTCGATACCATATCTGCAACGAAATAAATCGTAGTTTAAGTCGAAAAGTACACTTATTTATATCCGTAAACAGTTTCTTCTCATTACCGTGCAACCTAACCTCTTCGAGTCGACGGAATTAACCTCAAAATTATCCGGGGAAAACTTAGGGGATTTGCTTTTAGCTTGGGGGGTTTCTGGGGGAATTTTTGGAGAGAGAAAAGTCTTCGAAGCGACTTGGCGACACTGATCAGACCACCGATGATTGTTGATATGCACAGCTGAGTGCTGAGTGCGTCAAAACTACGCAGAACTGTGCGTTACGAATGTGTTGAGTGTGCGGCGCGTGTGCCATGCGTGTACGTGTGATATAATGCATTCAATAAATCGCTATGCATTACTTGCAAAACAT is a window of Temnothorax longispinosus isolate EJ_2023e chromosome 1, Tlon_JGU_v1, whole genome shotgun sequence DNA encoding:
- the LOC139808407 gene encoding fumarate hydratase, mitochondrial isoform X2, producing the protein MMLNTLKCHLPNRGLRQLKKLTACSSLKLHFSTSTMVNKEQESKSYRIERDTFGELKVPSDKYYGAQTLRALMNFPIGDTFERMPCRLIMAMGILKKAAAETNKEYNLDPKVADAISKAADDVISGKLYNDHFPLIIWQTGSGTQTNMNVNEVIANRAIEILGGELGSKKPVHPNDHVNMSQSSNDTFPTAMHIAVALEIHKVLIPGLEELHKALKEKANEWKDIIKIGRTHTQDAVPLTLGQEFSGYATQIEYGIKRVKDTLPRLYQLALGGTAVGTGLNTRKGFSEKAVAKIAQLTGLPFVSAPNKFEALAAHDAIVEVHGAFNTVAVSLMKIANDIRFLGSGPRCGLGELSLPENEPGSSIMPGKVNPTQAESMTMVCCQVIGNHVAITVGGSNGHFELNVFKPVMVANTLRSARLLGDGCSSFTKNCVVGITPNIDNIKRNVNESLMLVTALNPHIGYDKAAMIAKHAHKEKLTLRESALKHGLTAEQFDQWVRPEQMLGPK
- the LOC139808407 gene encoding fumarate hydratase, mitochondrial isoform X1 — translated: MLSTLLIRLIIYAVMRDFCILLTFSLPAYVVPTASYIILKMEQESKSYRIERDTFGELKVPSDKYYGAQTLRALMNFPIGDTFERMPCRLIMAMGILKKAAAETNKEYNLDPKVADAISKAADDVISGKLYNDHFPLIIWQTGSGTQTNMNVNEVIANRAIEILGGELGSKKPVHPNDHVNMSQSSNDTFPTAMHIAVALEIHKVLIPGLEELHKALKEKANEWKDIIKIGRTHTQDAVPLTLGQEFSGYATQIEYGIKRVKDTLPRLYQLALGGTAVGTGLNTRKGFSEKAVAKIAQLTGLPFVSAPNKFEALAAHDAIVEVHGAFNTVAVSLMKIANDIRFLGSGPRCGLGELSLPENEPGSSIMPGKVNPTQAESMTMVCCQVIGNHVAITVGGSNGHFELNVFKPVMVANTLRSARLLGDGCSSFTKNCVVGITPNIDNIKRNVNESLMLVTALNPHIGYDKAAMIAKHAHKEKLTLRESALKHGLTAEQFDQWVRPEQMLGPK
- the LOC139808407 gene encoding fumarate hydratase, mitochondrial isoform X3 is translated as MEQESKSYRIERDTFGELKVPSDKYYGAQTLRALMNFPIGDTFERMPCRLIMAMGILKKAAAETNKEYNLDPKVADAISKAADDVISGKLYNDHFPLIIWQTGSGTQTNMNVNEVIANRAIEILGGELGSKKPVHPNDHVNMSQSSNDTFPTAMHIAVALEIHKVLIPGLEELHKALKEKANEWKDIIKIGRTHTQDAVPLTLGQEFSGYATQIEYGIKRVKDTLPRLYQLALGGTAVGTGLNTRKGFSEKAVAKIAQLTGLPFVSAPNKFEALAAHDAIVEVHGAFNTVAVSLMKIANDIRFLGSGPRCGLGELSLPENEPGSSIMPGKVNPTQAESMTMVCCQVIGNHVAITVGGSNGHFELNVFKPVMVANTLRSARLLGDGCSSFTKNCVVGITPNIDNIKRNVNESLMLVTALNPHIGYDKAAMIAKHAHKEKLTLRESALKHGLTAEQFDQWVRPEQMLGPK
- the LOC139808407 gene encoding fumarate hydratase, mitochondrial isoform X4, yielding MAMGILKKAAAETNKEYNLDPKVADAISKAADDVISGKLYNDHFPLIIWQTGSGTQTNMNVNEVIANRAIEILGGELGSKKPVHPNDHVNMSQSSNDTFPTAMHIAVALEIHKVLIPGLEELHKALKEKANEWKDIIKIGRTHTQDAVPLTLGQEFSGYATQIEYGIKRVKDTLPRLYQLALGGTAVGTGLNTRKGFSEKAVAKIAQLTGLPFVSAPNKFEALAAHDAIVEVHGAFNTVAVSLMKIANDIRFLGSGPRCGLGELSLPENEPGSSIMPGKVNPTQAESMTMVCCQVIGNHVAITVGGSNGHFELNVFKPVMVANTLRSARLLGDGCSSFTKNCVVGITPNIDNIKRNVNESLMLVTALNPHIGYDKAAMIAKHAHKEKLTLRESALKHGLTAEQFDQWVRPEQMLGPK
- the Arg gene encoding arginase, hepatic is translated as MNVLTKARTISSKLGIRYYSGKVGIIGVPFDKGQKKEGVAHGPEAIRAARLVDELKILELDVRDYGNVFYSANNIDDVKNMSHLGHVASCMSSLSEQIRQVLRDGRQALTIGGDHSLSIGTIDGHVKERQDVAVVWVDAHADLNTNKTSESGNVHGMPVALLTTELADYWPYLPGMDWQMPILSIRNVAYIGLRSIDRYERLIIEKFGITAYGMEDIERYGIHDVIHMALNKIDPHNSRSLHVSFDIDVLDPLEAPSTGTPVRGGLSLREAIHLMEEIHRTHRLSAIDLVEVNPQIGSERDVEMTVQAAIHIIQAALGYTRRGLRVPKGITDMPLQTFH
- the LOC139814416 gene encoding uncharacterized protein — encoded protein: MVSNQTLMKIASLGGFITASTGYAFHYRIQYDIKESETYKDVMDTLRAHKKAVPYLGEPVTLGRITYGDGSRTLEHEDAMVKQDYKWFKVPLTGVNTKAKLYYEVTLNRELENKPEASKIEITFDNIPGKTFVIRQYEIS